From one Bradyrhizobium sp. Ash2021 genomic stretch:
- a CDS encoding rhodanese-like domain-containing protein, translated as MPQTIHRGIKSLIDEANAEIETVSAADAIKAAQSPDVVIVDIRDPREIERDGRIPGAFSCTRGMLEFWIDPASPYAKPIFQEDKKFIFHCAGGMRSALAAKTAKDMGLKPVAHMGGGFAAWRDAGGPIEKWEPKKKG; from the coding sequence ATGCCCCAGACCATTCACCGCGGTATCAAATCCCTGATCGACGAAGCCAATGCCGAGATCGAGACCGTCAGCGCGGCGGACGCGATCAAGGCCGCGCAGAGTCCCGACGTCGTGATCGTCGATATCCGCGATCCCCGCGAGATCGAGCGCGACGGCAGGATTCCCGGCGCGTTCTCCTGCACCCGCGGCATGCTGGAGTTCTGGATCGATCCGGCGAGCCCGTACGCCAAACCGATCTTCCAGGAAGACAAGAAATTCATCTTCCACTGCGCCGGCGGCATGCGCTCGGCGCTGGCAGCCAAGACCGCAAAGGACATGGGCCTGAAGCCGGTCGCCCATATGGGCGGCGGCTTTGCCGCCTGGCGTGACGCCGGCGGGCCGATCGAAAAGTGGGAACCTAAGAAGAAGGGCTGA
- a CDS encoding tyrosinase family protein: protein MAELSRRHLVVSGLAGAGASLLPGSIREANAATSIRYNLASPNGQVMLKKYAQAVKLMMALPPKDPLSWTFQWYTHAVPTNTTKAAALTQIFGPNPSPQKTLATEMWNTCQGHFAASGEPYFCPWHRMYVCYFEEIIRAVLKDPKFTLPYWNYTVPAGYAVPKEFRMQNDPLWGPLYRPNRNPTSNAGQPIFAAGGSASDMSPAPAMAETQYLPSGAIQGFNQTLDFGLHGNVHVFTGNSQGMGQIPWAANDPIFWMHHCNIDRIWASWNNAGHANPNTAAWQSKVFIFAGPDGKGVKAIVKDYTNTKKCDYQYDQLIGTKLVASVAESLAPAAAAAPVTVAKTQSGPVTLGAAPVRVSLQAAASPSTAASPLSARLSALPENHRVYLVINDFKADAQPETLFRVYLDLPDNPPSDPVNSHYVGSFNFFAAVAHGDDHDHADVARSISFDITDIAANLDAKGLLKAEHAVTIVPAKAPAADAKAVVGNISFVEQ from the coding sequence ATGGCGGAGCTGTCGCGTCGTCATCTCGTCGTCAGCGGGCTTGCCGGAGCAGGCGCGAGCCTATTGCCCGGCTCCATCAGAGAGGCGAATGCCGCAACGTCGATCCGGTACAATCTGGCCTCGCCGAACGGCCAGGTGATGCTCAAGAAATATGCCCAAGCCGTGAAGCTCATGATGGCGCTACCGCCAAAGGATCCCCTGAGCTGGACCTTCCAGTGGTACACGCACGCGGTGCCGACCAATACCACCAAGGCGGCGGCGCTGACGCAGATCTTCGGACCCAACCCATCACCACAAAAGACACTTGCAACCGAGATGTGGAACACCTGCCAAGGGCACTTCGCGGCCTCCGGCGAGCCGTACTTTTGCCCGTGGCACCGGATGTATGTCTGCTACTTCGAGGAGATCATCCGCGCGGTCCTGAAGGATCCCAAGTTCACGCTGCCATACTGGAATTATACGGTGCCGGCCGGCTATGCCGTGCCGAAGGAATTCCGCATGCAGAACGACCCGCTGTGGGGGCCGCTGTATCGCCCGAACCGCAATCCGACATCCAATGCAGGGCAGCCGATCTTCGCCGCCGGCGGTTCCGCTAGCGATATGAGTCCTGCGCCGGCGATGGCGGAAACCCAATATCTGCCGAGCGGCGCGATACAAGGTTTCAACCAGACGCTCGACTTCGGTCTCCACGGCAACGTGCACGTCTTCACCGGCAACAGCCAGGGCATGGGCCAGATCCCCTGGGCCGCGAACGACCCGATCTTCTGGATGCATCACTGCAACATCGATCGCATCTGGGCGAGCTGGAACAACGCCGGTCACGCCAATCCCAACACCGCGGCGTGGCAGAGCAAGGTCTTCATATTCGCCGGCCCCGACGGCAAGGGCGTCAAGGCGATCGTGAAGGATTACACCAACACCAAGAAGTGCGATTACCAATATGATCAGCTGATCGGTACGAAGCTCGTCGCGTCGGTTGCCGAGTCGCTCGCGCCTGCGGCGGCCGCGGCTCCGGTGACGGTGGCGAAGACGCAGAGTGGACCGGTGACGCTCGGCGCTGCGCCGGTTCGCGTCAGCCTGCAGGCTGCGGCATCTCCCTCGACCGCGGCGTCACCCTTGTCCGCCAGGCTTTCAGCCCTGCCGGAAAATCACCGGGTCTATCTGGTCATCAACGACTTCAAGGCCGATGCGCAGCCGGAGACGCTGTTCCGCGTCTATCTCGATCTGCCCGACAATCCGCCGTCCGATCCGGTCAACAGCCACTATGTCGGATCCTTCAATTTCTTCGCTGCGGTTGCGCATGGCGACGACCACGACCACGCGGACGTCGCCCGGTCGATCAGCTTCGACATCACCGACATTGCCGCCAATCTCGATGCCAAGGGTCTGTTGAAGGCCGAGCACGCGGTGACGATCGTTCCGGCGAAGGCGCCGGCCGCGGACGCGAAAGCGGTCGTCGGCAATATTTCGTTCGTCGAGCAGTAA
- a CDS encoding VWA domain-containing protein, which translates to MFLQFFTSLRDAQVPVTLREYLTLMEALDADLAEQTVENFYYLSRAALVKDERNLDKFDRVFGTVFKGLESLLDAMEKADIPAEWLKKLAEKYLTEEEKKQIEAMGWDKLMETLRQRLKEQQGRHQGGNKWIGTAGTSPFGAHGYNPEGVRIGQEKNRNNRAVKVWDKREFRDLDGNVELGIRNIKIALRRLRKFARTGAPDELDLDTTIRETANHGYLDVHMRPERRNAVKVLVFFDIGGSMDSHIEQVEELFSAAKTEFKHMEYFYFHNCLYEGVWKQNKRRFTDRTPTWDVLHKYPHDYKVVFVGDASMSPYEIMVPGGSVEHVNEEAGSVWLDRITRTYPHAVWLNPVAQKHWDYSESTTIIRRLFSERMYPITIEGLEGAMKELVR; encoded by the coding sequence ATGTTCCTGCAATTCTTCACATCGCTGCGCGACGCCCAGGTCCCGGTCACCTTGCGTGAATATCTGACGCTGATGGAGGCGCTCGACGCCGACCTCGCCGAGCAGACAGTGGAGAATTTCTATTACCTCTCCCGCGCCGCCCTGGTGAAGGACGAGCGCAACCTCGACAAGTTCGATCGCGTATTCGGCACCGTGTTCAAGGGACTGGAAAGCCTCCTGGACGCGATGGAGAAGGCGGACATTCCGGCCGAATGGCTGAAGAAGCTCGCGGAAAAATACCTCACCGAGGAAGAGAAGAAGCAGATCGAGGCGATGGGCTGGGACAAGCTCATGGAGACGCTTCGCCAGCGCCTGAAAGAGCAGCAGGGCCGGCATCAGGGCGGCAACAAATGGATCGGCACCGCCGGGACCTCGCCGTTCGGCGCCCACGGCTATAACCCGGAAGGCGTGCGGATCGGGCAGGAGAAGAACCGCAACAACCGCGCGGTGAAGGTGTGGGACAAGCGCGAGTTCAGAGATCTCGACGGCAATGTCGAGCTCGGCATCCGCAACATCAAGATTGCGCTGCGCAGGTTGCGCAAGTTCGCCCGCACCGGCGCGCCGGACGAACTCGATCTCGACACCACGATCAGGGAGACCGCCAATCACGGCTATCTCGACGTGCATATGCGCCCCGAGCGGCGCAACGCGGTCAAGGTATTGGTCTTCTTCGACATCGGTGGGTCCATGGATTCGCATATCGAGCAGGTCGAGGAGCTGTTCTCGGCGGCCAAGACCGAATTCAAGCACATGGAATATTTCTACTTCCACAACTGCCTTTATGAAGGCGTCTGGAAGCAGAACAAGCGCCGCTTCACCGACCGCACGCCGACCTGGGACGTGCTGCATAAATATCCGCACGACTACAAGGTGGTGTTCGTCGGCGACGCCTCGATGTCGCCTTACGAGATCATGGTCCCCGGCGGCTCGGTCGAACACGTCAATGAAGAGGCCGGATCGGTCTGGCTCGATCGCATCACGCGCACCTATCCGCATGCGGTGTGGCTCAATCCGGTGGCGCAGAAACACTGGGACTATTCGGAATCCACCACCATCATCCGCCGCCTGTTCTCGGAACGCATGTATCCGATCACGATCGAGGGACTGGAAGGCGCGATGAAGGAACTGGTGCGGTGA
- a CDS encoding NAD(P)/FAD-dependent oxidoreductase — protein MNVQSQVHTTAPGTTEHFDVLIAGAGISGVGAAYHLTTQCPGTSFVALETQKTFGGTWSTHRYPGIRSDSDLHTFGYRFKPWTSAPIASAAEILKYMGDVIEENDLARHIRYRHTITSAKWSSEQNLWTIEATRGDTGETVRFTTNFFWMCQGYYRHTEGYTPEWKDMARFKGPIVHPQKWPEDFDYNNKRIVVIGSGATAATLIPALAKDCAHVTMLQRSPTYFRTGRNAIEIAEQLRLLQVDETWIHEITRRKILFDQDAFTRKTFEEPEAAKKDLLSAVEAYLGKDYDIATHFTPKYRPWRQRIAFIPDGDLFQGIKSGKASVVTDEIDRFTEKGILLKSGKELEADIIITATGFNLSANGDIEFAVDGKKLDFADTVTYRGMMFTGVPNLVWVFGYFRASWTLRVDLVADFVCKLLNHMKQTGARKVAPALRPEDHNMPLLPWIDPENFNPGYMMRGMHLLPKRGDKPEWQHNQDYWAEKDEFPAIDMNDHVFVYD, from the coding sequence ATGAACGTTCAAAGCCAAGTTCACACAACTGCGCCCGGCACGACCGAGCATTTCGACGTCCTGATCGCAGGTGCCGGCATCTCCGGCGTCGGCGCCGCCTATCATCTGACCACGCAGTGCCCGGGCACGAGTTTCGTCGCCCTCGAAACCCAGAAGACTTTTGGCGGCACCTGGAGCACCCACCGTTATCCCGGCATCCGCTCCGACAGCGATCTCCACACGTTCGGCTACCGCTTCAAGCCATGGACCAGCGCGCCGATCGCGAGCGCCGCCGAGATCCTCAAATATATGGGCGATGTGATCGAGGAGAACGATCTTGCCCGTCACATTCGCTATCGGCACACCATCACCTCGGCGAAATGGTCGAGCGAGCAAAATCTCTGGACCATCGAGGCTACCCGAGGAGACACCGGCGAGACGGTTCGTTTCACCACCAACTTCTTCTGGATGTGCCAAGGCTATTACCGCCACACCGAAGGCTATACGCCGGAGTGGAAGGACATGGCCAGGTTCAAGGGCCCGATCGTCCATCCGCAGAAATGGCCCGAAGACTTCGACTACAACAACAAGCGCATCGTCGTGATCGGCTCGGGTGCCACCGCCGCGACGCTGATCCCGGCGCTGGCGAAGGACTGCGCGCATGTCACGATGCTGCAGCGCTCGCCGACCTATTTCCGCACCGGCCGCAACGCGATCGAGATCGCCGAGCAGCTGCGCCTGTTGCAGGTCGACGAGACATGGATCCACGAAATCACGCGCCGGAAAATCCTGTTCGATCAGGACGCCTTCACCCGCAAGACGTTTGAAGAACCCGAGGCGGCCAAGAAGGATCTGCTGTCCGCGGTCGAGGCTTATCTGGGCAAGGATTACGACATCGCCACCCACTTCACGCCAAAATACCGGCCGTGGCGGCAGCGCATCGCCTTCATCCCCGACGGCGATCTGTTCCAGGGCATCAAGTCCGGCAAGGCCTCGGTGGTCACCGACGAGATCGACCGCTTCACCGAGAAGGGCATTCTGCTGAAGTCGGGCAAGGAACTGGAAGCCGACATCATCATCACCGCGACCGGCTTTAATCTCAGCGCCAATGGCGACATCGAATTCGCCGTCGACGGCAAGAAGCTGGATTTCGCCGACACCGTGACCTATCGCGGCATGATGTTCACCGGCGTGCCCAATCTGGTCTGGGTATTCGGCTATTTCCGCGCCAGCTGGACGCTGCGCGTCGATCTGGTCGCCGACTTCGTCTGCAAGCTGCTCAACCACATGAAGCAGACCGGCGCCAGGAAGGTGGCGCCGGCGCTGCGGCCGGAAGACCACAACATGCCGCTGCTGCCCTGGATCGATCCAGAGAATTTCAATCCGGGCTACATGATGCGCGGCATGCACCTGTTGCCGAAGCGCGGCGACAAGCCGGAATGGCAGCACAACCAGGATTACTGGGCCGAGAAGGACGAATTCCCGGCCATCGATATGAACGACCACGTGTTCGTGTACGACTAG
- a CDS encoding aromatic ring-hydroxylating dioxygenase subunit alpha produces the protein MPTPFPLNAWYAAAWDVDLKHALFPRTICGKHVVMYRQSNGQVSALEDACWHRLVPLSKGRLDGDTVVCGYHGLKYNSQGRCTYMPSQETINPSACVRSYPVVERHRFIWLWMGDPALADPALVPDMHWNDDPDWAGDGKTIHVKCDYRLVVDNLMDLTHETFVHGSSIGNEHVAEAPFDVTHGERTVTVTRWMHGIEAPPFWAAQLQKPGPVDRWQIIHFQAPGTVNIDVGVAPAGTGAPKGDRSQGVNGFVLNTMTPETATTCHYFWAFVRNHRRTEQKLTTEIREGVASIFHEDEIILEAQQRAISENPDRTFYNLNIDAGAMWARRVIDRMVAKETSPPNAQAAE, from the coding sequence ATGCCGACACCCTTTCCGCTCAATGCCTGGTACGCCGCCGCATGGGATGTCGATCTCAAGCACGCGCTGTTTCCGCGAACGATCTGCGGCAAGCATGTCGTGATGTACCGCCAGTCCAACGGGCAGGTATCGGCACTGGAGGATGCCTGCTGGCATCGCCTGGTGCCGCTGTCGAAGGGACGGCTCGACGGCGACACCGTCGTCTGCGGCTATCACGGGCTGAAATACAATTCGCAGGGCCGCTGCACCTACATGCCCTCGCAGGAAACCATCAACCCGTCGGCCTGCGTGCGATCCTATCCCGTGGTCGAACGCCATCGCTTCATCTGGCTGTGGATGGGCGACCCGGCACTGGCCGATCCGGCGCTGGTGCCGGACATGCACTGGAACGACGATCCGGACTGGGCCGGCGACGGCAAGACCATCCATGTGAAATGCGACTACCGGCTCGTGGTCGACAATCTGATGGACCTGACCCACGAGACCTTCGTGCACGGCTCCAGCATCGGCAACGAGCACGTCGCCGAAGCGCCGTTCGACGTCACCCATGGCGAGCGCACCGTGACCGTGACGCGCTGGATGCACGGCATCGAGGCGCCGCCGTTCTGGGCGGCGCAGCTGCAAAAGCCCGGCCCGGTCGACCGCTGGCAGATCATCCATTTTCAGGCGCCCGGCACCGTCAACATCGACGTCGGCGTCGCCCCCGCGGGCACCGGCGCCCCCAAAGGCGACCGCTCGCAGGGCGTCAACGGCTTTGTGCTCAACACCATGACGCCGGAGACCGCCACCACCTGCCACTATTTCTGGGCCTTCGTCCGCAATCACCGCCGTACCGAGCAGAAGCTGACCACCGAGATCCGCGAGGGCGTCGCCAGCATTTTCCACGAAGACGAAATCATCCTCGAAGCGCAGCAACGCGCCATCAGCGAGAACCCGGACCGCACCTTCTACAACCTCAACATCGACGCCGGCGCGATGTGGGCGCGGCGCGTGATCGACAGGATGGTGGCGAAAGAGACCTCGCCGCCGAACGCGCAAGCCGCGGAGTAG
- a CDS encoding D-2-hydroxyacid dehydrogenase family protein: MTRLRCAITDDYLNLALTVADWSKISDRVDVTVFNQPFASPEAAAGALKDFEIICAMRERTPFPRTLFAALPKLKLLITSGMRNAAIDFEAAKDHKVTLCGTQWGRDPTAPLAMGLILELTRNIGRESARMHAGEPLQKFVGMEIEGRTLGVIGLGKLGSKVSKLAQAFGMNVIAWSPNLTAERCKEVGVGYASKEELFATADVITVHVVLGPRSRGLVGAADLARMKPTAYLVNTARGPIVDEGALLEALTQKKIAGAAVDVFSVEPLPVDHPFRKLDNLVLTPHLGYVTEDSFRNHYSQMVEGIDAWFMGEPLQKLA; the protein is encoded by the coding sequence ATGACGCGGCTGCGCTGTGCAATTACTGACGACTATCTCAATCTGGCCCTGACGGTTGCGGACTGGTCGAAGATCTCCGACCGCGTCGATGTCACGGTGTTCAATCAGCCCTTTGCCAGCCCGGAAGCCGCGGCCGGCGCACTGAAGGATTTCGAGATCATCTGCGCGATGCGCGAGCGCACGCCGTTTCCGCGCACCCTGTTTGCGGCCCTGCCGAAGCTGAAGCTCTTGATCACCTCGGGCATGCGCAATGCCGCGATCGATTTCGAAGCCGCCAAGGACCACAAGGTGACGCTGTGCGGGACGCAATGGGGACGCGATCCCACCGCGCCGCTGGCGATGGGCCTGATCCTGGAACTGACCCGCAATATCGGCCGCGAGAGCGCGCGGATGCATGCCGGCGAACCCTTGCAAAAGTTCGTCGGTATGGAAATCGAGGGCCGGACGCTGGGCGTGATCGGCCTCGGCAAGCTCGGCAGCAAGGTCTCAAAACTCGCGCAGGCGTTCGGCATGAACGTGATCGCCTGGAGCCCGAACCTGACGGCCGAACGCTGCAAGGAAGTCGGCGTCGGCTACGCCAGCAAGGAGGAATTGTTTGCGACCGCCGACGTCATCACCGTGCATGTGGTGCTGGGGCCGCGCTCGCGCGGGTTGGTGGGAGCAGCCGATCTCGCGCGGATGAAGCCGACCGCCTACCTCGTCAACACCGCGCGGGGGCCGATCGTCGATGAGGGCGCGCTGCTCGAAGCCCTGACACAGAAGAAGATCGCGGGCGCGGCCGTCGACGTGTTCTCGGTCGAGCCGCTGCCGGTCGATCATCCCTTCCGCAAACTCGACAACCTCGTGCTGACGCCACATCTCGGCTACGTCACCGAGGACAGTTTCCGCAATCACTATAGCCAGATGGTCGAGGGCATCGACGCCTGGTTCATGGGCGAACCGCTGCAAAAGCTGGCCTGA
- a CDS encoding L,D-transpeptidase family protein, translating into MMINRILTICAAVAACAAGTSLAQAQQSYPVPPGSVYSTAPGPYPPGGYVVDERRGPGAPDFDALDDDDVPNAQSSTALPPPGPVLSPDDPRYGRPMGAPVYSNRAPPMPTGPVLSPDDPRYGRPMGAPVYSDRAPPVPTGPVLSPDDPRYGRPAGPPPVIYSDRPDGRVPAAGVMYPNDDRGLRPPEAIGAGVTGTVQPQQAPVGADGKPMVLSALPPDEQPETGPAQLAPNLRRQEVAFATKEPAGTLVVDTPNTYLYYILGGGRAIRYGVRVGRDGFTWTGVQKITRKAEWPDWHPPTEMIERQPYLPRFMAGGPGNPLGARAMYLGSTVYRIHGTNQPSTIGKFVSSGCIGMLNEDVSDLFERVKVGTRVVVLPGGPPPGALTASAAPPPGGPAAPGPASAQLAQPLPGTQPTVVPPLPAPVTVR; encoded by the coding sequence ATGATGATCAACCGCATTCTGACGATTTGTGCCGCCGTGGCTGCTTGCGCGGCGGGAACTTCGCTAGCCCAGGCGCAACAGAGCTATCCGGTACCGCCCGGCTCGGTTTATTCGACGGCTCCGGGACCCTATCCTCCCGGCGGCTATGTCGTGGACGAACGCCGCGGCCCCGGCGCGCCGGATTTCGATGCCCTGGACGATGACGACGTGCCGAACGCGCAGAGTTCGACCGCGCTGCCGCCGCCCGGCCCGGTGCTGTCGCCGGACGACCCGCGTTATGGCCGCCCGATGGGCGCCCCGGTTTATTCCAATCGCGCTCCGCCGATGCCCACGGGCCCTGTTCTTTCGCCGGATGATCCGCGTTACGGCCGCCCGATGGGCGCCCCGGTTTATTCCGATCGCGCTCCGCCGGTGCCGACGGGCCCCGTTCTTTCGCCCGATGATCCGCGTTACGGCCGCCCTGCCGGTCCGCCGCCGGTGATCTATTCCGACCGTCCGGATGGCCGCGTTCCGGCTGCGGGCGTCATGTATCCGAACGACGATCGCGGCTTGCGTCCGCCGGAGGCTATTGGCGCTGGCGTGACCGGAACGGTTCAGCCGCAGCAAGCGCCTGTTGGCGCCGACGGCAAGCCGATGGTGCTGTCCGCGCTGCCGCCGGATGAACAGCCCGAAACGGGTCCTGCGCAGCTCGCGCCCAATTTGCGCCGCCAGGAAGTTGCGTTCGCGACCAAGGAGCCCGCGGGCACGCTGGTCGTCGATACCCCGAACACCTACCTCTATTACATCCTCGGTGGTGGCCGCGCGATCCGCTACGGCGTCCGCGTCGGCCGCGACGGCTTCACCTGGACCGGCGTGCAGAAGATCACCCGCAAGGCGGAGTGGCCGGATTGGCATCCGCCGACCGAGATGATCGAGCGTCAGCCCTATCTGCCGCGCTTCATGGCCGGCGGCCCCGGCAATCCGCTGGGCGCCCGCGCGATGTATCTCGGCTCGACCGTTTACCGCATCCACGGCACCAACCAGCCCTCGACGATCGGCAAGTTCGTCTCCTCGGGCTGCATCGGCATGCTGAACGAGGATGTCTCTGATCTGTTCGAGCGCGTGAAGGTCGGCACCCGCGTGGTGGTGCTGCCCGGTGGCCCGCCGCCGGGAGCTCTCACCGCGTCAGCCGCGCCGCCGCCCGGTGGACCCGCGGCGCCGGGTCCGGCGTCCGCGCAGCTGGCCCAGCCCCTTCCGGGAACGCAGCCGACCGTGGTGCCGCCGCTGCCCGCACCGGTGACGGTGCGCTGA
- a CDS encoding GntR family transcriptional regulator: protein MSESYSERSVSQTVRAQLALRDLILSGRLRASERISELQAVEITGVSRTPVRLALVRLEDEGLLQAIPSGGFMVKAFTERDILDSIELRGTLEGLAARFAAERGASARSLEPLKECLADLDQLVRQDRVSEEVFSAYVTLNARFHALLTELSASAPLIREIDRVSALPFASPSGFVMAQSALPEAHQILLIGQDHHRIVLDAIENREGARAEAVMREHSRLAARNLRLVLRNRGHLDLLPALALLKSATAE, encoded by the coding sequence ATGAGCGAAAGCTACTCCGAACGGTCGGTCTCGCAGACCGTGCGCGCCCAGCTGGCGCTGCGCGACCTGATCCTGTCCGGACGGCTGCGGGCGAGTGAACGCATCTCCGAACTGCAGGCGGTCGAAATCACCGGCGTGTCGCGGACGCCGGTGCGGCTGGCGCTGGTCCGGCTCGAAGACGAAGGCCTGCTGCAGGCGATTCCCTCCGGCGGCTTCATGGTGAAGGCGTTCACCGAACGCGACATCCTCGATTCGATCGAGCTGCGCGGCACGCTGGAGGGCCTCGCCGCCCGCTTCGCCGCCGAGCGCGGCGCCAGCGCCCGCAGCCTCGAGCCGCTGAAGGAATGTCTCGCCGACCTCGACCAGCTGGTCCGGCAGGACCGCGTTTCGGAAGAGGTTTTTTCCGCGTACGTGACCTTGAACGCACGCTTTCATGCGCTGCTCACCGAGTTATCCGCCAGCGCGCCGCTGATCCGGGAGATCGACCGGGTCTCGGCGTTGCCGTTCGCCTCGCCGAGCGGGTTCGTGATGGCGCAATCGGCGTTGCCCGAGGCGCACCAGATCCTGCTGATCGGGCAGGATCATCATCGCATCGTGCTGGACGCGATCGAGAACCGCGAAGGCGCGCGCGCCGAAGCCGTGATGCGCGAGCATTCCCGCCTCGCCGCGCGCAATCTGCGGCTGGTGCTGCGCAATCGCGGTCATCTCGACTTGCTGCCCGCGCTGGCGCTGCTCAAATCGGCGACCGCCGAATAG
- the sseA gene encoding 3-mercaptopyruvate sulfurtransferase, which translates to MTLTDDPLVSTDWLAAHLDDPKIKIIDASFKLPGVLPLPLDDYLVAHIPGAAFFDVDAVSDHNDPRPHMYPDAGQFARDVAALGISTGDTVVAYDSGSWVAAPRAWWMFLSFGYRNVKVLDGGLKKWTSEGRATQSGKVTPKPGQFTARLDPSYIRSQQQVLANIETRAEQLVDARPRGRFEGTVAEPRPDSRSGHIPGSRNVPYAELFDARTGAMKSLDDLRKAFAGAGVDTTKPIVTTCGSGVSALVLTLALYRLGVRGTALYDGSWAEWGLPSGPPVATGPA; encoded by the coding sequence ATGACCTTAACCGACGATCCGCTGGTCTCCACCGACTGGCTCGCCGCCCATCTTGATGATCCCAAGATCAAGATCATCGATGCCTCGTTCAAGCTGCCGGGCGTGCTGCCGTTGCCGCTGGATGATTATCTCGTGGCGCATATTCCGGGCGCGGCATTTTTTGATGTCGACGCGGTTTCCGATCACAATGACCCGCGGCCGCACATGTATCCCGACGCCGGGCAGTTCGCGCGCGATGTGGCGGCGCTCGGCATTTCCACCGGCGATACCGTGGTCGCCTACGATTCCGGCAGTTGGGTCGCGGCACCGCGGGCGTGGTGGATGTTCCTGTCGTTCGGCTATCGCAACGTGAAGGTGCTGGATGGCGGTTTGAAGAAATGGACCAGCGAAGGCCGCGCGACCCAATCCGGCAAGGTCACGCCGAAACCGGGACAGTTCACAGCCAGGCTCGATCCCAGTTACATCCGGAGCCAGCAGCAAGTGCTCGCCAATATCGAAACGCGCGCCGAGCAGTTGGTCGATGCACGCCCGCGCGGGCGTTTCGAAGGTACCGTCGCTGAGCCGCGGCCGGATTCCCGCTCCGGCCACATTCCCGGCAGCCGCAATGTGCCTTACGCTGAATTGTTCGACGCCAGGACCGGCGCGATGAAATCGCTCGATGATCTGCGCAAGGCATTTGCCGGCGCCGGGGTCGACACCACGAAACCGATCGTGACCACCTGCGGCTCCGGCGTCTCCGCGCTGGTGCTGACGCTGGCGCTGTATCGCCTCGGCGTACGCGGCACCGCGCTCTATGACGGCTCGTGGGCCGAATGGGGTTTGCCCAGCGGACCGCCGGTTGCGACCGGCCCGGCCTGA
- a CDS encoding MoxR family ATPase, which yields MKFTGTKDYVATDDLKIAVNASIVLERPLLIKGEPGTGKTVLAEEVAKALGAPLLTWHIKSTTKAQQGLYEYDAVSRLRDSQLGDARVSDISNYIKRGKLWEAFTHDKRPVLLIDEIDKADIEFPNDLLLELDRMEFFVYETGENIKASLRPIVMITSNNEKELPDAFLRRCFFHYIKFPDADTMSRIVDVHFPNIKKRLVEEALRIFFEVREVPGLKKKPSTSELLDWLKLLLNEDITPEMLRERDPRKLIPPLHGALLKNEQDVHLFERLAFLSRREV from the coding sequence ATGAAATTTACCGGTACCAAGGACTACGTCGCCACTGACGATCTCAAGATCGCCGTCAACGCCTCGATCGTGCTCGAACGCCCGCTGCTGATCAAGGGCGAGCCCGGCACCGGCAAAACCGTGCTGGCCGAGGAAGTCGCCAAGGCGCTCGGCGCGCCGCTTCTGACCTGGCACATCAAGTCCACCACCAAGGCGCAGCAGGGTCTCTACGAATACGACGCGGTGTCTCGGCTGCGGGACAGCCAGCTCGGCGATGCCAGGGTCTCCGACATCTCCAACTACATCAAGCGCGGCAAGCTGTGGGAAGCCTTCACCCACGACAAGCGTCCGGTGCTGCTGATCGACGAGATCGACAAGGCCGACATCGAATTCCCCAACGACCTCTTGCTCGAGCTCGATCGCATGGAGTTCTTCGTCTACGAGACCGGCGAGAACATCAAGGCGAGCCTGCGCCCGATCGTGATGATTACCTCGAACAACGAAAAGGAACTGCCGGACGCGTTCCTGCGCCGCTGCTTCTTCCACTACATCAAGTTTCCCGACGCCGACACCATGAGCCGGATCGTCGACGTGCATTTCCCGAACATCAAGAAGCGCCTGGTGGAAGAAGCGTTGCGGATCTTCTTCGAGGTGCGCGAAGTGCCGGGCCTGAAGAAGAAGCCCTCGACGTCGGAGCTGCTCGACTGGCTCAAGCTGCTGCTCAACGAGGACATCACCCCGGAAATGCTCCGGGAGCGCGATCCGCGCAAATTGATCCCGCCGCTGCACGGCGCGCTGCTCAAGAACGAGCAGGACGTGCATCTGTTCGAACGGCTGGCGTTCCTCAGCCGCAGGGAAGTGTAA